Proteins encoded within one genomic window of Pirellulales bacterium:
- a CDS encoding neutral/alkaline non-lysosomal ceramidase N-terminal domain-containing protein codes for MPTKFVSRLLLFFAFLLMNWGALRAAETLKVGFAATDVTPDVNGPNPVWIAGYGQNRRATGVHDPLFARAVVFNDGQKKIALVAVDVVGIQYPTTQEIRKRLSGFDYVLVASTHNHEGPDVLGLWGPSPFKSGVDPAYLQRIVDRTVEAVQKADAAAKPATGAYGTADDPTLLRDSREPHVPDGVIRTVKLLNTDGKPAGLIVDWSCHPEALGSDNKLITADFPWQTVKRLEEKYHCPVVYFSGAVGGLMTTPSNRYRDSRNIPDATFEYAEAYGNEVADLAIKAIDSAQPLKLAPLAFAAKPISVPLENPLYRMAQMAGVLKRDGHAWSGDFEVFGGPIKGAAGEIAAGLSEVAYLRFGQLHIAGIPGEMYPELVYGKCQEPADPSADFPDAPLEKSVTKLLPGDKFLLIGLANDELGYIIPKRQWDYTPPFAYGRKKSQYGEENSCGPMMAGVLMGALEHRVNELAPAGK; via the coding sequence ATGCCCACGAAGTTCGTATCTCGATTGTTACTCTTCTTCGCATTTTTGTTGATGAACTGGGGCGCCTTGCGCGCCGCCGAGACGCTCAAAGTCGGTTTCGCCGCCACGGATGTCACGCCCGACGTGAATGGCCCGAACCCGGTATGGATCGCCGGCTATGGCCAGAATCGGCGCGCGACGGGCGTACACGATCCGCTGTTTGCCCGGGCCGTGGTGTTCAACGACGGCCAGAAAAAGATCGCGCTGGTGGCCGTCGACGTGGTGGGCATTCAATATCCGACCACGCAAGAGATTCGCAAGCGTCTGAGCGGGTTTGACTATGTGCTGGTCGCCAGCACGCACAACCACGAGGGGCCCGACGTGCTGGGGCTATGGGGGCCGAGCCCTTTCAAAAGCGGCGTCGATCCCGCGTACTTGCAGCGCATCGTCGATCGCACCGTGGAAGCGGTTCAAAAGGCCGACGCGGCAGCGAAGCCGGCCACCGGCGCCTACGGCACCGCCGACGATCCGACACTGTTGCGCGATAGCCGCGAGCCGCACGTGCCCGATGGCGTGATTCGCACTGTGAAGCTTCTGAACACCGACGGCAAGCCGGCAGGGTTGATCGTGGATTGGAGCTGCCACCCCGAGGCGCTGGGCAGCGACAACAAACTGATCACGGCCGATTTTCCCTGGCAAACCGTCAAACGCCTGGAAGAGAAGTATCACTGTCCGGTCGTCTACTTTAGCGGCGCCGTGGGCGGGCTGATGACCACGCCGTCGAACCGTTACCGCGACTCGCGCAATATCCCCGACGCGACGTTCGAATACGCCGAGGCCTACGGCAACGAAGTCGCCGATCTGGCGATCAAGGCGATCGACAGTGCGCAACCGCTCAAGCTCGCGCCGTTGGCGTTCGCCGCCAAGCCGATCAGCGTGCCGCTGGAGAACCCGCTGTACCGTATGGCCCAGATGGCCGGCGTTCTGAAGCGCGATGGGCATGCCTGGAGCGGCGACTTCGAAGTTTTCGGCGGACCGATCAAAGGCGCCGCAGGAGAAATCGCCGCCGGTCTCAGCGAAGTGGCGTACCTGCGTTTCGGCCAACTGCACATCGCCGGCATCCCCGGAGAAATGTACCCTGAATTGGTTTACGGCAAATGCCAGGAGCCGGCTGATCCGAGCGCCGACTTTCCTGACGCACCGTTAGAAAAATCGGTGACGAAGCTCTTGCCCGGCGACAAATTCTTGCTCATCGGTCTGGCGAACGACGAGCTGGGATACATCATTCCCAAGCGTCAGTGGGATTACACGCCGCCATTTGCTTACGGCCGCAAAAAGAGCCAGTACGGCGAAGAGAATAGTTGCGGTCCCATGATGGCAGGGGTTCTCATGGGAGCGCTCGAGCATCGCGTGAACGAATTGGCGCCGGCCGGCAAATAG
- a CDS encoding amidase, protein MNSTHLPTIHETSELLLAGRTSSRALVDACLARIDQFEDRIRAWVLVDAEGARRQAAERDAELQAGRCRGPLHGVPIGIKDIIDVAGWPTLAGSRLRLGNVATRDAQVVTRLREAGAVFLGKTVTTEFASFDPSPTRNPWNLTRTPAGSSSGSAAAVALGMCVAAMGSQTGGSITRPAAYCGVAGCKPTYGRVSLTGILPLSFHLDHPGPLARDVADLAIMLTAIAGYDPQDAISIDIPTANYTAEPARCAPPRLAVLTGFFNEAAAPDVRESLEAALGKLAAAGATIERVAPPDSFAPVIAYHRSIMAIDAAMHHRDNFPERRAEYGPCIAALMDEGLATTLVDYSAALAHQRRFARDLELRLAGYDALVTPSATTTAPGLETTGDPRFQAPFSYAGLPTVCFPCGLSSANEMPVSFQLIGSRWGEGALLSVSQWCEATIGFSAQPPLLAEGAPVG, encoded by the coding sequence ATGAACAGCACGCATCTCCCCACGATTCACGAGACATCCGAGCTGTTGCTCGCGGGCCGCACTTCCTCGCGCGCACTGGTCGACGCCTGCCTGGCACGGATCGATCAATTCGAAGACCGCATCCGAGCCTGGGTCTTGGTCGACGCCGAAGGAGCACGGCGCCAGGCCGCCGAGCGCGATGCCGAACTTCAGGCGGGCCGCTGCCGTGGTCCGCTGCACGGCGTGCCGATCGGGATCAAGGACATCATCGACGTGGCCGGCTGGCCCACGCTGGCCGGGTCGCGGCTGCGGCTGGGCAACGTCGCGACGCGCGACGCGCAAGTCGTCACCAGGCTGCGCGAAGCGGGCGCCGTGTTCCTGGGAAAAACCGTCACGACCGAGTTTGCCAGCTTCGATCCTTCGCCCACACGCAATCCCTGGAACCTCACGCGCACGCCGGCCGGCTCGAGCAGCGGTTCGGCCGCGGCGGTCGCCTTGGGCATGTGCGTCGCAGCCATGGGTTCGCAAACCGGCGGATCGATCACGCGCCCGGCGGCCTACTGTGGCGTCGCCGGGTGCAAGCCGACCTATGGCCGGGTGAGCCTGACGGGTATCCTGCCGTTGAGCTTTCATCTCGATCATCCCGGGCCCCTCGCGCGCGACGTGGCCGACCTGGCGATCATGCTCACGGCGATCGCGGGCTACGACCCGCAGGACGCGATTTCGATCGACATACCGACCGCGAATTACACGGCCGAGCCAGCGCGCTGTGCACCGCCGCGGTTGGCTGTTCTCACCGGTTTTTTTAACGAGGCCGCGGCCCCCGACGTGCGCGAGAGTCTGGAAGCGGCCCTCGGGAAACTAGCCGCTGCCGGAGCAACGATCGAACGCGTGGCGCCGCCGGATAGCTTCGCCCCCGTGATTGCTTACCACCGCAGCATCATGGCCATCGATGCGGCGATGCACCACCGCGATAACTTTCCCGAGCGCCGCGCCGAGTATGGGCCGTGCATCGCGGCGCTGATGGACGAGGGGCTCGCAACGACGCTCGTCGATTACTCTGCTGCGCTCGCCCATCAGCGCCGCTTCGCGCGCGACTTGGAATTGCGGCTGGCCGGCTACGATGCGTTGGTCACGCCCTCCGCCACCACGACGGCGCCCGGCTTGGAAACCACCGGCGACCCTCGCTTCCAAGCCCCGTTCAGCTATGCCGGGCTCCCCACGGTCTGCTTTCCCTGCGGCCTCTCGAGTGCGAACGAGATGCCGGTAAGCTTTCAACTGATCGGCAGCCGGTGGGGAGAAGGGGCCCTGTTGTCGGTCTCGCAGTGGTGCGAGGCCACAATCGGCTTTTCGGCCCAGCCACCGCTCCTCGCCGAAGGCGCCCCGGTCGGCTAG
- a CDS encoding PEP-CTERM sorting domain-containing protein: MRLTIVFAAAMCALSLASGRSLAAIIPPIGLAPGQQYQLIFVTYDSIAGTMGTEAPYNLFVNAEAAQNPDLPSTTWSSITTTVDGVTAESNAPWLGLPVYNTQGIQVNIEGQSLYSGTLANPVLYDQFGNAYPGPDTEYAYTGYGNDPVNSAPLGSPAGASDGIPSFTSTYWLDAGAITTPEIPLPIMALSGAITVAAPEPDGLLLAGLAVAGFFAWRRSLPCRPCG; the protein is encoded by the coding sequence ATGAGATTGACGATCGTATTTGCCGCTGCGATGTGCGCACTTTCTTTGGCGTCCGGCCGCTCTTTGGCCGCCATCATTCCGCCAATTGGGCTTGCTCCGGGCCAGCAGTATCAGCTCATCTTCGTGACCTACGACAGCATTGCCGGCACTATGGGCACCGAGGCGCCGTACAACCTGTTCGTTAATGCTGAGGCGGCGCAGAATCCCGACCTACCTAGCACTACATGGTCGTCGATCACCACAACCGTTGACGGGGTGACGGCCGAGAGTAACGCGCCGTGGCTCGGTCTGCCTGTCTATAACACGCAAGGCATTCAGGTGAACATCGAGGGTCAATCGCTCTATTCGGGAACGCTCGCCAATCCAGTGTTGTACGACCAGTTCGGCAATGCGTATCCAGGCCCGGACACCGAATATGCTTACACGGGCTATGGCAATGACCCGGTAAACTCTGCGCCACTGGGTTCCCCGGCGGGCGCCTCGGATGGCATTCCCAGTTTCACCAGCACCTACTGGCTGGACGCGGGGGCCATAACTACCCCTGAAATTCCGCTGCCAATCATGGCGCTCAGTGGCGCGATCACGGTTGCAGCGCCGGAGCCGGACGGGCTATTGTTGGCCGGCCTGGCTGTCGCGGGATTCTTCGCATGGCGAAGATCCCTGCCTTGCCGCCCGTGCGGCTAG
- a CDS encoding endonuclease/exonuclease/phosphatase family protein → MKICRANCSSGAPRLGRVLVTFLVALIVVTALPAAQADEAAGQLKVMTFNLRYASSQPPNAWQARRPVAKALIEQVKPDLIGTQEGLWQQVKDLESDLPDYAWIGLGRDGGSRGEFMAVYYRRARFEPLEFDHFWLSDTPDRIGSTSWGNTNRRMVTWVRFKERESGQEFYFLNTHFDHQVQAAREKSAALVVKRVAQLVTKLPVILVGDFNAAAGDNPAYETLVGAGKFIDSWTAAEKRGPAIGTFHNYAGPKDNGARIDWILTRGPVKALSSEVVTFASNGQYPSDHFPVVASLVWTPQ, encoded by the coding sequence ATGAAGATTTGTCGGGCGAATTGCAGCAGCGGTGCCCCGAGGTTGGGACGCGTGCTGGTTACATTCCTGGTTGCCCTGATCGTGGTTACTGCATTGCCGGCAGCCCAGGCTGACGAGGCGGCCGGGCAACTCAAGGTGATGACGTTCAATCTGCGCTATGCCAGCAGCCAGCCGCCCAATGCGTGGCAGGCGCGGCGCCCTGTGGCGAAGGCCTTGATCGAACAGGTCAAGCCGGACCTGATCGGCACACAGGAGGGGCTGTGGCAGCAGGTCAAAGACCTGGAAAGCGATCTGCCGGATTATGCCTGGATCGGCCTGGGGCGCGACGGCGGCAGCCGCGGCGAGTTCATGGCCGTCTATTATCGCCGCGCGCGCTTCGAACCGCTGGAATTCGATCACTTCTGGCTATCCGATACGCCCGACCGCATCGGTTCGACCAGTTGGGGCAACACCAATCGGCGGATGGTCACCTGGGTGCGATTCAAAGAGCGCGAATCAGGCCAGGAATTCTACTTTCTCAACACGCATTTCGATCACCAGGTGCAGGCAGCGCGGGAAAAAAGCGCCGCGCTGGTCGTCAAACGCGTCGCGCAACTCGTGACGAAGCTCCCGGTGATCCTGGTCGGCGATTTCAACGCCGCCGCCGGCGACAACCCGGCCTACGAGACGCTCGTCGGCGCCGGCAAATTCATCGACAGTTGGACCGCGGCGGAAAAGCGCGGGCCGGCGATCGGCACGTTTCACAACTACGCGGGGCCGAAGGACAACGGAGCGCGCATCGATTGGATTCTGACGCGCGGGCCAGTAAAGGCCCTATCGAGCGAAGTCGTGACCTTCGCGTCGAACGGGCAATATCCGAGCGACCATTTTCCCGTCGTGGCGAGCCTAGTGTGGACACCCCAATGA
- a CDS encoding DJ-1/PfpI family protein, whose amino-acid sequence MPKVLMPIGDATEVLDTMYALFRLPEDAFEVIVAGPQARTYHMVLHEIPPASEPAWDITRESPGYHLPATIAFRDVDPTEYAGLFVSGGRAPEYLRYDADLLRITRHFFEANKPVAALCHGIEILTAADCIRGRTVTTVAKCALDAAQGGARYVNEPCVQDGNLVTARTWHDNTPLLATFVKMLKKK is encoded by the coding sequence ATGCCCAAGGTCTTGATGCCGATCGGCGACGCGACCGAAGTGTTGGACACGATGTACGCGCTGTTTCGATTGCCGGAAGACGCGTTCGAAGTGATCGTCGCGGGACCACAAGCGCGCACGTATCACATGGTGCTGCATGAAATCCCTCCAGCCTCGGAACCTGCCTGGGACATCACGCGCGAATCGCCCGGCTATCACCTGCCGGCGACGATTGCCTTTCGCGATGTCGATCCGACCGAGTATGCGGGCTTGTTCGTCTCCGGAGGGAGAGCGCCGGAATACCTGCGCTACGACGCCGACTTATTGCGCATCACGCGGCATTTTTTCGAAGCGAACAAACCGGTGGCTGCGCTCTGCCACGGAATCGAAATCCTCACCGCCGCCGACTGCATCCGCGGCCGCACCGTGACGACCGTCGCCAAATGCGCCCTCGACGCCGCGCAAGGGGGAGCGCGTTACGTGAACGAACCGTGCGTGCAAGATGGCAACCTGGTCACGGCGCGAACCTGGCACGATAACACGCCGTTATTGGCCACGTTCGTGAAGATGCTGAAGAAGAAGTGA
- the zwf gene encoding glucose-6-phosphate dehydrogenase: MPNERADALVFFGATGDLAYKKIFPSLQAMTEHGVLDMPVIGVARAGWNVDQLRDRARASIKEHGRFDESAFAKLSSRMKYVDGDYNDPATYQKLKQKLDNAKRPLHYLAIPPSLFERVAQGLAQASCTDHARVVVEKPFGRDLASAEDLNRILHKFFPESGIFRIDHYLGKEPVLNLVYFRFANPILEPIWNRHYLDCVQITMAEKFGVQGRGKFYEEAGAIRDVVQNHMLQLVAEIAMEPPAARDAESIRDEKFKVLRTIKPLDPKSTVRGQFRGYRDEAGVAKDSTVETFAACRFEINNWRWAGVPFYVRVGKCLPVTSTEVRVILKKMPQTVLSDSESGWSNYLRFRLNPEVVLALSTRAKVPGEQMRGEEVELHAQHQSPEDREPYERLLGDAINGDQTLFTREDGVEAAWRIVDPVLGNVTPLHVYEPNTWGPPDADRALIDGHGPWYNPAASEAKPE, from the coding sequence ATGCCCAACGAACGAGCCGACGCTCTGGTTTTCTTCGGCGCCACCGGAGACCTGGCGTATAAAAAGATCTTCCCATCGCTGCAGGCCATGACGGAGCATGGCGTGCTGGACATGCCGGTGATCGGTGTCGCCCGCGCGGGCTGGAATGTCGATCAACTTCGCGATCGGGCGCGGGCGAGCATCAAAGAGCACGGCCGCTTCGACGAGTCGGCCTTTGCCAAGCTTTCGTCGCGGATGAAATATGTCGACGGAGATTACAACGATCCGGCCACGTATCAAAAGCTGAAACAAAAGCTCGACAACGCGAAACGTCCGCTGCACTATCTGGCCATTCCGCCCAGCCTGTTCGAGCGCGTCGCGCAGGGCCTGGCCCAGGCAAGCTGCACGGATCACGCGCGCGTGGTGGTCGAAAAGCCGTTCGGCCGCGACCTGGCCAGCGCCGAAGACCTGAATCGCATCTTGCACAAGTTCTTTCCCGAGTCGGGCATCTTTCGCATCGACCACTACCTGGGCAAGGAACCGGTGCTGAACCTGGTTTATTTCCGCTTTGCCAACCCGATCCTCGAGCCGATCTGGAACCGACACTATCTGGATTGCGTGCAGATCACGATGGCCGAAAAGTTCGGCGTGCAGGGACGCGGCAAGTTTTACGAAGAAGCAGGCGCCATTCGCGACGTCGTGCAGAACCACATGCTGCAATTGGTGGCGGAAATTGCCATGGAGCCACCGGCCGCGCGCGATGCCGAATCGATCCGCGACGAAAAATTCAAGGTGTTGCGGACCATCAAACCCCTTGACCCGAAGTCAACCGTGCGTGGGCAGTTCCGCGGTTACCGCGACGAGGCCGGCGTGGCAAAGGATTCCACCGTCGAAACCTTTGCCGCTTGCCGCTTCGAGATCAACAACTGGCGCTGGGCCGGCGTGCCGTTCTACGTGCGCGTAGGCAAGTGCCTGCCGGTCACTTCGACCGAGGTGCGCGTGATCTTGAAGAAGATGCCGCAGACGGTGCTCAGTGATTCCGAATCAGGCTGGTCGAACTATTTGCGATTCCGACTTAATCCCGAGGTCGTGCTAGCCCTATCCACCCGCGCCAAAGTTCCCGGCGAACAGATGCGCGGCGAAGAAGTGGAACTGCACGCCCAGCATCAAAGCCCCGAGGATCGTGAGCCGTACGAACGATTACTGGGGGACGCGATCAACGGCGACCAGACGCTGTTCACGCGCGAGGATGGTGTCGAAGCGGCCTGGCGGATCGTTGACCCCGTGCTGGGCAATGTCACGCCGCTGCACGTTTATGAGCCCAACACCTGGGGCCCGCCCGACGCCGACAGGGCGTTGATCGACGGTCATGGCCCCTGGTACAACCCGGCGGCGAGCGAAGCCAAACCGGAGTGA